The DNA sequence TCAGGGACGACTGCTCGCCGCACCGCTTCCTCGACACACTGCTCGAGGCCGAGCTGCGCCTGCGCGAGGAGCGCCGCGTCAAGACCTGCCTCCAGCTCAGCGGGCTGCCCACGGGCCTGACCCTCGCCAGCTTCGACTTCAGCTTCCAGCCCAGCGTCGAGCGCAGCCGCATCGAGACGCTGGGCACCTGCCAGTGGATCCGCGACAACCGGACGCTGCTCATCCAGGGCCCGCCCGGCGTGGGCAAGACGCATCTCGCCGTCGCTCTCGGCATCAAGGCCATCGAGCACGGCTTCGGGGTGGTCTTCTACCGGCTCGAGGAGCTACTGGCGGCCCTGCGGCGCGACGCCGAGCTGCCGCCCCGCCGGTTGCGGGGCAAGAAGTACCTGTCGGCTTCGCTGCTGATCATCGACGAGGTGGGCTTCGAGCCGATGAGCCGGCAGGAAGCCAGCCTCTTCTTTCGCCTGGTCAGCTACCGCTACCAGCGAGGCAGCATCCTGATCACGACCAACAAGGGGATCAAAGACTGGCCGGAAATCCTGGCCGGGGACGAGGTCCTCACGACGGCGATCCTCGATCGCCTGCTGCACAACAGCCACGTGCTGGACATCAAGGGCCGGAGCTACCGGCTGCGGGACCTGGAGCGGCTCGTTGCTCAGCAGGCCTGAGCGGAAGGCTGGCTGTCGCCAGAAAGGAG is a window from the bacterium genome containing:
- a CDS encoding AAA family ATPase; this encodes MSTKAAAAAPKVDLDVTRQRLLRVGLHHAAELLDGQISEAVRDDCSPHRFLDTLLEAELRLREERRVKTCLQLSGLPTGLTLASFDFSFQPSVERSRIETLGTCQWIRDNRTLLIQGPPGVGKTHLAVALGIKAIEHGFGVVFYRLEELLAALRRDAELPPRRLRGKKYLSASLLIIDEVGFEPMSRQEASLFFRLVSYRYQRGSILITTNKGIKDWPEILAGDEVLTTAILDRLLHNSHVLDIKGRSYRLRDLERLVAQQA